The Carboxydocella sporoproducens DSM 16521 DNA segment TAAACATCACCACTAACTATTGTTGCCCTGGTAATGACAATATATGCGCCATACAAAAAATAGGTGTCAAATATAAAGTATGTAAAAAAGTTTTCAAAAAATACAAAATTATCTTGTTGTTCTGCTAATAAAGACATTATAATTAAGTATAGAAAGAGAACGGGGAGGGGAAAAAGTGGCTAAAATTGATATTAACAGTCGCTGGTGCAAAGGTTGCGGTATTTGTGTAGCTTTTTGCCCACAAAAGGTCTTGGAACTATCTCTTTTGGGAAAGGCAGTGGCTGTAAGTCCTAAAAGATGCATTAACTGTAAAATGTGCAGTGAACATTGCCCTGATTATGCTATTGAAGTGTTCAAGGAGGAATGAGGGGTGAGCGGGAGAAAACTGGTACAAGGCAACGAAGCCTGTGTCTATGGGGCACTGGCTGCGGGAGTTAGATTTTATGCGGGGTACCCGATAACCCCGTCTACCGAGATTGCAGAAATGATGGCAACTGAACTGCCAAAATATCAAGGCACATACATCCAGATGGAAGATGAAATTGCCAGTATGGGGGCGGTATTAGGTGCGAGTATGGCTGGAGTAAAAGCCATGACTGCGACCAGCGGCCCAGGCTTTTCCTTGATGCAAGAAAATATTGGCTATGGTTATATGGCAGAAGTCCCTTGTCTGATAGTAAACGTGCAGCGCATGGGGCCAAGTACAGGCGTCCCGACGGCCCCTGGTCAGGCTGATGTACAACAGGCACGCTGGGGCACTCATGGAGATCATCCAGCCCTTGTACTTACCCCCTGGAGTGTAGAAGAATGTTATACCCTGACTAAAAAGGCGGTAGAGCTCAGCGAACTACTATCTATGCCAGTTATCTTACTTATGGATGAAGTTATTGGACATATGCGGGAAAGCATAAATATAGCCGAAGAATTAAATTTCGCTCAAAAGGCAGAGCGAGCACTTCCTGCTCTTTCACCTCAAGAATATCAGCCCTATCGGGCCGATGAAAAAGGGCGAATTCAGCTGGCACCTTTTGGGCATGGGTATCGTTATCACATAACGGGTTTAGTCCATGATGTTAAAGGTTTTCCTACGAATAACCCCAAACTTATTGAGGAACAGCTCGTAAGAATTCAGCGGAAGGTTGAACTAAACCGACAGGAAATTGAGCTTTATGAAACCTATTATGCTGATGATGCAGATTATCTACTGGTTAGCTATGGTTGTTCTGCCAGATCCGCGTTTGCTACAATGCGCAAGCTAAGAGCTAATGGTTTAAAAGTAGGACTTGTGCGTTTGATTACCCTCTGGCCATTACCGGATAATTCACTTAGGAACATTGTCAAGAATAAAAAAAGAGTTTTTGTTGTCGAGATGAACCAGGGCCAGATTACCAGGGAAATAGGAAGAGTTGTTGCCGGCCTTTGTAAGGTACAGGGCATTCACCGGATTGATGGGGAGCTGATCACACCTAATGAAATTTTGGAAAAGGTGGTGGGATCTTTATGTTAACTGAACTGAAGCCATTTTTGCGGCTGGATCGTTTACCCCATATCTGGTGCCCTGGGTGTGGCAATGGCTTGGTCATGGCAGGCATTATCAGGGCCATTAAAAGGGCTGGCTTGAATCAGGATGAGGTAGTGATTGTTTCCGGCATTGGCTGTTCTGCTCGAGCCAGCGGTTACCTTGACTTTAATACTGTTCATACTACCCATGGCCGGGCCTTAACCTTTGCCACCGGTATTAAACTGGCCAAGCCCCATTTATCAGTCTTTGTTTTAATGGGAGATGGTGATGCATTAGCAATTGGCGGCAATCATTTTATCCATGCCGCCCGACGCAATTTGGATTTGAATGTCATAATATTTAATAACCAGATCTACGGAATGACCGGTGGGCAGGCAAGCCCTATGACACCAGCTACAAGCAAAGCAACCACTGCACCTTATGGACAACTTGAGCAGCCTTTTGACACGGTTGAACTGGCTAAAGGAGCTGGTGCTACCTTTGTCGCGCGTTCAACAGCATATCATACTCAGTTAACCGCAAAGTTTATTGCCGAGGGAATAAAACACAAAGGATTTGCGGTTACAGAAGTGATTACTCAGTGTCCTGTTGCCTTTGGCAGAAGAAATGGAATGGGCAACCCGGCGGATATGCTGAAATGGCAAAAAGAAAGAGCATTGAATATTGATGTAGCCAAAAACCTGGGGGTAAAACCGGAAGGAAAGTTCCTAATCGGTATTTTACATCAGGAGGAGCGGCCTGAACTTGGTGAGCTTATTGCTTCACAAAAGGCCAGATGGCAAAAGGGGGACAACTAGTATGTTAAAAGAATTTCGTTTATCAGGTACTGGTGGACAGGGGATAATTCTGGCAGCTATCTTGCTGGCTGAAGGCGCAACCCGGCAGGGACTAAACGTAGTTCAGACCCAGTCCTATGGACCGGAAGCACGGGGTGGAGCGTCCAAGGCAGAAGTTAAAATAAGTGATGAGCCCATTGATTATCCCAAAGTTGAAATGCCGGAATTATTATTGGCTTTGTCTCAGGAGGCCTATGATAAATATCATAATTCCGTCCAAGAGCGAGGAATCATAATAGTCGATGAGGACCTGGTCCCCCATACAGTTAATACTAATTGCCAGCTGTTCAAGATTCCATTTACCCGTTTGGCTAAAGAAAATATCGGTAAAGAAATTGTAACTAACATTGTAGCCCTAGGCGCGATTGCCGCCTTAACAAAAGAGCTTGATTCCACGTCGATTTTAGAGGCTTTACAGCAAAGAATTCCCAGCCACTTGCTTGATATAAATCTTGATGCCTATAACTTAGGTTATAAACAGGGAGTGCAAGCATATGCGCAATCCCAGACCTTCACCAGACTGGAACAGAATAGCCAATAGTGTACGGGATGTCTGCTTCCATCGCTGGGGGGGACCAAGAAGCCCGTTAGCTGTTGGCTATTTGGAGCAAACCATGCTACCAGATATCCTCTGGTTTTTGCATCGGCTTGAGCCCTGGTGGCATACAGTATTAGCCCAGGAGCTACTAAAGGATAAGTTTGTGATCCAGCATGGTTTCCCCAATGTTCTAGGCCAGGGGATGGCTGAGGAAATATTGGTTGAAATATCACCCTGGCAGACAGAACAGGGCGAAGAAAAGGACCTCTTGTTTCTTTTGTTATCTCCTATTGCGCTTGATCAGCCGATGCATTATTTGACAGAAACTTTTCCTTTGCCAGAGGAAATCTGGGCAAAATTTAAAATGGCCTGGCGGCAACAGTACAATTTCCTCACCAGGTGGCAACCACAAATCCTCGATTTTATTAGATTATGGCAGGACAATAAAGACTTTCAGCTAACCTGGCAATTTAGAACAGAGTTGTGGTTAGTTGGCATCAATTCTGATTGGGACTTTTATCTTAGCCAGCTTATACAACTGGAAAAATGCCGTATAGGTTTGCTAAACAGTCTAGAAGATTCATATGATCTTGACTTGATTCCATCTAATTGGTTAAACCTAAAAGCAGATGGCCAAGTAGAACTGAACAAAACCGGGAGTAAAATAATAACCCCCTGGATTGTAGAAGATATAATAAATACAGTCGAAGACCGTATGTTATTAGGTGGACCAACTCATGGCATCAACTCAGCTATGGGGGTTCTAGCCAGATTATATCCTGAACAAATAAAGTATTTACTAGATTTAATTGTAGATCGTAATCGGCAAGGATGGTTACCTTTGCTGGAAAGCTGGTATGCGAGGGCAGACAAAGAGATAAAAATTTATCTAATTGATGCAATTGGACATTTAGGCAAACAAAAGGCATTACCATTTTTAATCACTGCACTGCAAGCTGATGATGCTTCCATCATTCTGGCAATTTGTGAAACCCTGGCTATGATAGGTGATCGAAGTTGCGGCTTTGCCCTTAGCGCTCTGTTAAAGAACGGCAGTTATATTGTGCAGGAGAAAGTAGTATATACTCTGGCTGAATTGAAATTCACCCCGGCCCTTAAAAGCTTCCAGAAGATGCTTGACGATCCTAACGTTTCTCCAGAGTTAAAAAGAACAATCAAACGTGCAATTCATATTATTAATACACCCTCTTCCAGTTAAAAACTGGAGAGGGTGTTTTTGAATTCATCATAGATGTCCTTGAGATTTTCTGATTTTTGAAGTCTAGTGATCAAGAAACTAAGAAATTCAGATATAGCTTGATGGGGAGGTAAAGGTATTTCTTGCAAAAATGACTTTAGCCAAATGTACTGATTTTCATATAATTTTATGTTTAAATTAATTTCTTTTGGCATAATATTGCCGTTTGCTTGTTGTTGGGCCGAGTTCTTGTTATCTTTTTCCTGTTTTTGTTCTTTAGTAATATACCATTGCTCTCGCGCAAGTCGTTCTACCTCAGGTTCGTTTTTAATTTGGGGATGGGAAACAACTTTACTAAACCAGAAAATGGCTTCATCAAATTTACCCAGTCTGCGTTTTAACTCACCGATTAAATAGAGCTGTCTTACTTCCGACATTTCATTCTGAGTATAACTATTTAAATAGTTTTCTTCATAATGCTTACAGGCTAGTTCCAGAAAAAATATTTCTTTCTCTTGATTTCCCAAAAAACGATAACACCAGGCTGTTCTTAGAAATAGCGGAGCCAATTTATGGGGCGGTTTTTTGCATATTTGCATAGTGCGAATTAATAACTCAAAAGCCATAGCAGCATATGTCCAGTTCGGCTCAAACTTAAATTCAGGGTCCTTAGCTTTTAATATAGGCAGTAAAGTTTTTAGTCTTTCCTTTTCCTCGGAAGGGTGATCGGTTCCAAAAGTTTTGCTGGGAGCAGCATAATGGCATTGGGGACAAACAGCTACTTGATAAAGAAGGGGATTAATACCACTATACTGGGGACAAAAGTCAGAGTCTCTTCCAATAAGGCTATAACTGCTGCTTTTTACCCGATAAACTTCAACTACTGTATGACATATCGGGCAAGTTTTTTTTACGCTGAATATTTGGTTACTCATAGTAAGCCTCCTTTACAAAGAAAAAATTCTACATTAAACGATATTTTCCTCCAAAGTTTTATTTTTTACTTGCAAAAGGAGGGGTAAATGTAGTTATACTATATAGGGGTGGTAAAGTTGGCGCTCAGGACAAGGAGGAAAAAAAGTGTTTGAAGTAGCAATTAAGGAAAGTTTTGCAGCGGCCCATCTCATTAGAAATTATCCCGGGGATTGCGCAAGATTACATGGTCATACCTGGTTTGTAGAAGTAGGTATTTATGGCGAAGAACTGGATGACCTGGGGATGCTAATAGATTTCAGCAAACTGAAACAGATTGTTCGCAGTTATTTGAAAAAACTTGATCATCAATTAATAAATGATTTACCAGAGTTTCGGGAAGGAGAGCTTAATCCTACCGCAGAGAACCTAGCTTTCTATTTGTATCATCAAATAAATCAGGTTATAAAAAAGGAATGGCCCGATAAAAAAATTGCATTAGGATGGGTTAAAGTTTGGGAATCCCCTACAGCATGGGCTATTTATCGGAGGGGTAAAAATGAAAACATATCTGGTTAAACATGAGCTTACATATAATGGAGAACAGCTCTCATCGCTGTTTGCATATCGCAATTTTAGAGTTCAAGGCGATAGTATCGTAGCTTTTATCGGTCCCTGTCGTGTTGAATTATCTGAAATGGTGGATTTAGAAGACGTTTTGGCTCAGGACTGGATATATAGCCCCAGGATGTTACATTTTATTATTGAAATTTTTCATCTAGATCTGGAGAAAATGGTAATTATTCAACGCTTATTCATTGCTATTATTAAAGAACAACTGGAGTATTACGGCGTGAAAGGAATAAAACGTAAAGGAGATGACTTGTATTTAGAAAATAAGAAACTTTCGGTGTCAATAGCTACTCTAAGTCCGGTATCATGCCTGATTCATACTGGATTGAATCTAGAAACAGAAGGAACTCCAGTCGCTACTGTCGGCCTGAGAGAATTAGGGATTGAAAATACTGAAGAATTTGCAGAGCAGGTAATGATCGCTCTGGCAAATGAAGTTGAATCGATTAAGCTGGCCCGCTGTAAAGTAAGGGGAGTTAATTAATGCAAGCAGCTTTTCTGATCGAAATGATGTCATCCTTTCAAGGGGAGGGTACTGTCGTAGGCTTACGCCAGTTATTTCTTCGTTTTGCCGGTTGTAACCTTGCTTGTGCATATTGTGATACCCGTTATTCCTTGCATGCGCAAGAAACCTGGAAAGTTGAATTCCCTCCAGGTACGGGTTGTTGGAACATATTAACAAATCCAGTTACTGTAGAACAGTTGCTAGAACAAATAAAAAAATTTAATCCGGATAAACATCATTCTTTGAGTTTGACGGGTGGTGAACCCCTATTACACTCGGATTTTCTGCAAGAATTTTTACCTAAAATAAAACAAATGGGGTGGAAAATCTATTTAGAAACTAATGGTACACTGGTACATAACCTTAAACAAGTTCTAGATTACATTGA contains these protein-coding regions:
- a CDS encoding 4Fe-4S dicluster domain-containing protein, with the protein product MAKIDINSRWCKGCGICVAFCPQKVLELSLLGKAVAVSPKRCINCKMCSEHCPDYAIEVFKEE
- a CDS encoding 2-oxoacid:acceptor oxidoreductase subunit alpha, which encodes MSGRKLVQGNEACVYGALAAGVRFYAGYPITPSTEIAEMMATELPKYQGTYIQMEDEIASMGAVLGASMAGVKAMTATSGPGFSLMQENIGYGYMAEVPCLIVNVQRMGPSTGVPTAPGQADVQQARWGTHGDHPALVLTPWSVEECYTLTKKAVELSELLSMPVILLMDEVIGHMRESINIAEELNFAQKAERALPALSPQEYQPYRADEKGRIQLAPFGHGYRYHITGLVHDVKGFPTNNPKLIEEQLVRIQRKVELNRQEIELYETYYADDADYLLVSYGCSARSAFATMRKLRANGLKVGLVRLITLWPLPDNSLRNIVKNKKRVFVVEMNQGQITREIGRVVAGLCKVQGIHRIDGELITPNEILEKVVGSLC
- a CDS encoding 2-oxoacid:ferredoxin oxidoreductase subunit beta, which gives rise to MLTELKPFLRLDRLPHIWCPGCGNGLVMAGIIRAIKRAGLNQDEVVIVSGIGCSARASGYLDFNTVHTTHGRALTFATGIKLAKPHLSVFVLMGDGDALAIGGNHFIHAARRNLDLNVIIFNNQIYGMTGGQASPMTPATSKATTAPYGQLEQPFDTVELAKGAGATFVARSTAYHTQLTAKFIAEGIKHKGFAVTEVITQCPVAFGRRNGMGNPADMLKWQKERALNIDVAKNLGVKPEGKFLIGILHQEERPELGELIASQKARWQKGDN
- a CDS encoding 2-oxoacid:acceptor oxidoreductase family protein; the encoded protein is MLKEFRLSGTGGQGIILAAILLAEGATRQGLNVVQTQSYGPEARGGASKAEVKISDEPIDYPKVEMPELLLALSQEAYDKYHNSVQERGIIIVDEDLVPHTVNTNCQLFKIPFTRLAKENIGKEIVTNIVALGAIAALTKELDSTSILEALQQRIPSHLLDINLDAYNLGYKQGVQAYAQSQTFTRLEQNSQ
- a CDS encoding HEAT repeat domain-containing protein yields the protein MRNPRPSPDWNRIANSVRDVCFHRWGGPRSPLAVGYLEQTMLPDILWFLHRLEPWWHTVLAQELLKDKFVIQHGFPNVLGQGMAEEILVEISPWQTEQGEEKDLLFLLLSPIALDQPMHYLTETFPLPEEIWAKFKMAWRQQYNFLTRWQPQILDFIRLWQDNKDFQLTWQFRTELWLVGINSDWDFYLSQLIQLEKCRIGLLNSLEDSYDLDLIPSNWLNLKADGQVELNKTGSKIITPWIVEDIINTVEDRMLLGGPTHGINSAMGVLARLYPEQIKYLLDLIVDRNRQGWLPLLESWYARADKEIKIYLIDAIGHLGKQKALPFLITALQADDASIILAICETLAMIGDRSCGFALSALLKNGSYIVQEKVVYTLAELKFTPALKSFQKMLDDPNVSPELKRTIKRAIHIINTPSSS
- a CDS encoding DUF2225 domain-containing protein; this encodes MSNQIFSVKKTCPICHTVVEVYRVKSSSYSLIGRDSDFCPQYSGINPLLYQVAVCPQCHYAAPSKTFGTDHPSEEKERLKTLLPILKAKDPEFKFEPNWTYAAMAFELLIRTMQICKKPPHKLAPLFLRTAWCYRFLGNQEKEIFFLELACKHYEENYLNSYTQNEMSEVRQLYLIGELKRRLGKFDEAIFWFSKVVSHPQIKNEPEVERLAREQWYITKEQKQEKDNKNSAQQQANGNIMPKEINLNIKLYENQYIWLKSFLQEIPLPPHQAISEFLSFLITRLQKSENLKDIYDEFKNTLSSF
- the queD gene encoding 6-carboxytetrahydropterin synthase QueD, yielding MFEVAIKESFAAAHLIRNYPGDCARLHGHTWFVEVGIYGEELDDLGMLIDFSKLKQIVRSYLKKLDHQLINDLPEFREGELNPTAENLAFYLYHQINQVIKKEWPDKKIALGWVKVWESPTAWAIYRRGKNENISG
- a CDS encoding DUF366 family protein, which gives rise to MKTYLVKHELTYNGEQLSSLFAYRNFRVQGDSIVAFIGPCRVELSEMVDLEDVLAQDWIYSPRMLHFIIEIFHLDLEKMVIIQRLFIAIIKEQLEYYGVKGIKRKGDDLYLENKKLSVSIATLSPVSCLIHTGLNLETEGTPVATVGLRELGIENTEEFAEQVMIALANEVESIKLARCKVRGVN
- a CDS encoding 7-carboxy-7-deazaguanine synthase QueE, which produces MQAAFLIEMMSSFQGEGTVVGLRQLFLRFAGCNLACAYCDTRYSLHAQETWKVEFPPGTGCWNILTNPVTVEQLLEQIKKFNPDKHHSLSLTGGEPLLHSDFLQEFLPKIKQMGWKIYLETNGTLVHNLKQVLDYIDIIAMDIKLESATGAPTPWEEHQKFLELAMNKSCFIKVVVNSRTDRREIGQVAQLGPERTIAIDIVLQPQTGSELPPANRWIEWQEILKPFYREVRIIPQTHKILGVL